A DNA window from Enoplosus armatus isolate fEnoArm2 chromosome 9, fEnoArm2.hap1, whole genome shotgun sequence contains the following coding sequences:
- the LOC139290809 gene encoding putative transmembrane protein 244, translating into MSSVLGCRSGGAGLCLVFVARWQKKSSFWGGLTGSCIVLQPGLFCNITSSTNHEMAFKGKAVDSKTVLFNLLLCLVIFYSLFYMIGSVCFGAFRLNHFDGLIPFDFKTEPAESNSKYLVNLLSLELTYFCSGLLFAAVVRRRVWDYAVTVTLLHVMITSLVMFEFPMVWQWWLALGSGLFLMICNGQLIAYFTCQSDQSYASFSIY; encoded by the exons ATGAGTTCAGTGCTCGGTTGTAGAAGCGGCGGCGCTggtttgtgtcttgtgtttgtcGCTAGATGGCAGAAGAAGTCCAGTTTCTGGGGGGGATTAACGGGGTCGTGCATCGTGCTGCAGCCTggattattttgtaatataacATCAAGTACAAACCATGAAATGGCATTCAAAGGCAAAGCGGTCGACTCGAAG ACCGTGCTCTTcaatctgctgctgtgtctggtCATATTCTACTCTCTTTTCTACATGATTGGGAGTGTGTGCTTCGGTGCCTTCAG GTTGAATCACTTTGATGGACTGATTCCATTTGACTTTAAAACCGAACCTGCTGAATCCAACTCCAAATACTTGG TGAACCTCCTGTCCTTGGAGCTCACCTACTTTTGCAGTGGCCTGTTGTTTGCCGCAGTGGTGAGGAGGCGGGTCTGGGACTATGCCGTCACTGTTACACTTCTGCATGTAATGATCACCAGCCTAG TGATGTTCGAGTTCCCCATGGTGTGGCAGTGGTGGCTGGCTTTAG GTAGCGGCTTGTTTCTGATGATCTGCAATGGTCAGCTGATAGCTTACTTCACCTGCCAGAGTGACCAGAGCTACGCCTCCTTCAGCATctactga